Within Staphylococcus sp. NRL 16/872, the genomic segment ATACAGACCCACTTCTGTTAAATGAAAATGAATCTGTATCACAAAGCCCTTTCACGATTGTTTTTGATAGAATTGGAATTGCTTTCGCTGCTTCTGTTATTAATGCAGTTATTTTAACTTCATTATTATCAGCGACAAATTCAGGAATGTATACTACAAGTAGAATGTTGTTCTCTTTAAGTGACGAAAAACAAGCGCCTAAATTTTTAAGCAAATTAAATAAAACAACTAAACTTCCATTACGTGCATTAGTTACAACATACTTTTTAATTGTAGCAATTATTATTATTGCTAACTTCTATTCTAATGCAGTTTTTAGTTTATTAAATATTATTGGATCATTGGTAATCATCGTTTGGGCAGCTAGTTCGTGGGCTCAAGTTCGTCTACGTAGAGCGATAAAACGACAAGGTAAAGATGTTCATACATTATTACCTTATAAATCACCTTTATATCCTTTAGGTCCAATCCTAGTATTCGCTACACTCATTTTCCTATATTTTGGTAATTCAATAGGCGATTTATTTAGTGGAAATATCGGCAAGTTCATTGTTAATATTTTACCTTTAATTGTGTTAGCAATGATATTCTTAGTTCATAAATTAATAAGAAAAACCAAATTTGTTAAATTAGATGAGATGGATATTTCTCCTCATCATTATCATAATAATTAAGATTTATAACTTAAAATTTAGTTTTAGCGAACAGTTGAGAGAGGTTCGGATATAAATAGGCATGTTCCCCCTTTTTCTCTACTGTTCGTTTTTTCATATAAACTTGTAGTACATATTTTCACGGTTTAATTTATTCTGTATAATAAGTCTTAAGATAATGACTTAGAGGTGAGAAGAATGGTTGGTCAAACAAATTTATTTGACGATGTCATTAAAAGCGAAGAGCGTTTCGTAATCGTAGTCCAATCTCTTGAGGAGAAAAACGGACAACTACTTAAACGTACTCTACGAGAGTATCCAAGTCTTAAACATGATCAAATGGAGAATTTATTCATTCATTTAAAAGATGTATTTAGCAATGAACCATTTAACGATAATCAATCTGCATACACGATTACTGTTTATACTAATTTAGATTATGCAGCAGACCAAATTTATGCTTACGTCAAACGTTATCGTGGCAAACACGACTGGACACATACGGCTAAATAATATAAAAAAGCATGAGCACTTATTAACGTTTTACTAAAGTACACTTTACTTTAGTATATATAACGTTGATATAAGTTACTCATGCTTTTTAATTTATAAGATTTCTTTTAAAGCTACAGGAATACCATTAGAATCATTATCTAATGTTACTCTATCTGCAACTTCTTTCAGTTCTTCAGTAGCATTTCCCATTGCTACAGAATATCCAACTACTTCAAACATAGATTGGTCATTTAAACTATCCCCAAAGCATACAACCTCTTCTAAAGGAATGTCTAATTTTTCACATAAAGCTTTAATAGCATTACCTTTAGAAACATCTTTAGCCATAAACTCTAGGAAAAATGGTTTACTCGTAGTGACATCAATGTTGGAGTTAAATGAACCATGTAAAGCATCTCTTGCATTCGTAATATTCTCTACATAATCTACACCCATCACTTTAGGGACATCTTCATTAATGTACTTTTTAATATCCTCTACCCTTTTCATTGGTAAACCTGTAACTTGGGATTCAATCTCTCTATATTCATGATCGCCATCGTGAATAATATGACCATCTTGATAAGTAAGCACTAGAAAGTTTTTTTCTCTACAGAAGTCTACAATTTCATCAAAGTCTTCTTTTGAAACACTTTTACTTACTTTTATTTCTTCAGTGGCTACTTTGATTGTTTTTCCACCGTTATAACTAATGATATAACTATCATGTTTGTCTAGATGTAACGCTTTAGCTACTGGCATCATTCCCTCTGTTGGTCGTCCGGAAGCCAACACTACTTTATAACCTTGGTTTTGGATATCTATTAAATATTCTTTTGTTTCAGGACTTACTTTATTATCACTATTTACTAAAGTATCATCCATATCCATAACTATCACTTTGAAATTACTCATATCTATATGGTGCTCCTTTCAAAAATCACTTGTTCTCATTTTACAATAATTTTAGGAAGGATACACAATTTGTTCAACTACACCTACTTGGTTAATCGTCGCTAATTCAGAATGACAATTGGTAATTTGGTGCTTTAACGTTCTAACTAACTCACCACTTTTTTCTTTACGACTAAACGTTAAGATCGTTGGTCCCGCACCACTAATTACTGTAGCATAGGCATCATATTTGTTGGCTAACGCTTTTACCTGTTCAAATTCCGGTATCAAATGTTGACGAAACGGTTCATGAAAACCATCTTGCCCCATCATTTTTCCAGCAAGTTCATAATTATGCTGTATTAAAGCACAAATCATTGTATTACTAATCGCACTATTTTGAATTGCTTTCTTATGTGAAAAATTATCTGGTAATACATTTCGTGAATCTTCAGTTTTTAACTCATATGGAGGGATAGTTAAAATAATATCAACATCAGGCACCTCAATATGAGCTACATTTGTTTCTTTCGTCTCAGGATTATAATAACCTGCTAATAATCCACCATATATTGTTGGTGCTACGTTATCAGGATGCCCTTCAATTTCTGTCGCCAATTGAAGTAACTCATATTTTGAAAGCTGTATATTTCCAAAATAATTAGCGATATACAATGCCCCAACTAAAGCAGATGCTGAAGATCCTAATCCTCTCGCTAATGGAATGTCACTTCTCATTTCAATCTTTAAAGCTGGTAAAGCAATATTATATTTAGCAGCAACTTGTTGGGCGACTTGATAAATATAATTATCTTTATTGTTAGGAAGACTATTTAATTCTGGACTTAAATAATCAAATTCCCACTCGTCTCCTTCAATTCTATGAATATATAAATTTAAATATTTGTCGATAGCCATTCCAATCGAATCAAATCCTACCCCTAAATTAGCAGTTGATGCTGGAATCTTAAGGTGCAAATATTTATTCATTTATAATGCTCCTTTAATATAATCAATAATACTTGCTTTATCATTCGGAAGCGGTTGAATAGGATTATCTAAAATAGAAATGGCTGTGTCAGGGTCTTTTAAGCCATTACCAGTTAAAATAGCTACAACTTTTTTATCTTTAGGTAACTTACCTGCACGATGTAATTTAATGAGCCCAGCAATAGAAGCGTTACTTGCAGGTTCACTAAATACGCCTTCTTTAGAAGTCATTAATTGGTAAGCTTCTAAAATTTCTTCATCTGTTACACTATCAATCAAACCGTTAGATTCTTCTAAAGCTTTTGTCGCTTTCGTCCAGCTAGCAGGATTTCCAATTCTAATAGCTGTTGCAATTGTTTCAGGATTTTTAATTACTTTATTTTGAACGATTGGAGATGCGCCTTCTGCTTGGAAGCCAAACAATTGTGGTAATTGGCTACCTTTTTTCTCGTGATATTCTTTAAATCCTTTCCAATATGCAGTAATATTTCCAGCATTTCCTACTGGGATTGCTAATACATCCGGTGCTTGTTCTAATTGTTCAACAATTTCAAATGCGCCTGTTTTTTGACCTTCGATACGATATGGATTAACTGAATTAACTAATTCAATTTCATCATCATTTGCCGCTATTTCTTTAACGATTTCTAAAGCTTCATCGAAATTACCTTCAATCGAAACGATTTCAGCGCCATACATTACAGCTTGGGATAACTTTCCTAACGCGATTTTACCTTCAGGAATGACGACTATTGCTTTCAAACCTGCTCTAGCGGCATAGGCTGCTGCAGAAGCTGATGTATTACCAGTTGAAGCACAAATCACTACTTTTTTACATTGTTCTTTTGCTTTTGTGACAGCCATTACCATCCCACGATCTTTAAAAGAACCTGTAGGATTTGCACCCTCAAATTTGACATATAAGTCGATGTTTAACATTGCTGATAAATTCTCACAATGGATAAGTGGTGTATGGCCTTCATTAAGTGTTAAATGAGGTGTGTCTTCATTCACAGGTAAATATTCTTTAAATTCTTCTACTAATCCTTGCCATCTTTTCATAATTATTAAACTCCTTCAACTGGATAAATTTTTTCCACATTCAACCCTGCTTTATTTAGTTCATCTTCCGGTGATAGATCTAAGCCAACAATCACTATGCCATATGATGTTTCATCTCTTTTTTCAATTTGAAGCGATTTATGGAAAGGTAAGATTGCTTTTAATTCGTCTTCAAATCGTTCAATTGAAATGTCACTATGAATGACAACATAATAATTTAACTTTTCCTTAATAGAAACTGACTCATCACTGTTCATTAATTCGCGGGTTTCATCTGTCTTTAACTCAAAATGTGGCGGAAGCGTATGCAAGTTCGATTCAAAAAATAGCGCGACATTTAATAAGTCACTTACTACCGCACTGCCTGTCGCTAAACTACCAGCCCCTTTACCATAAAACATAGTATCTCCTACATTATCACCAATAACATAAATAGCATTATATTCATTTTCTACAGCAGCTAATTGGTGAGATTTATGTATTAAAGTTGGTTCTACAGAAGCGTAAACTTTGCTGTTATAATATGTTCCTTTACCAATCAGTTTAATCTTATAACCTAATTTATCTGCTACATTGATATCGCTTAATGTTGTATTACTAATTCCTCTTACTTTCACATCACTTAATTTAATGACTTGGTTAAATGATAAGTATGAAGTAATTACCACTTTACGTGCTGCATCTATACC encodes:
- a CDS encoding Cof-type HAD-IIB family hydrolase — translated: MSNFKVIVMDMDDTLVNSDNKVSPETKEYLIDIQNQGYKVVLASGRPTEGMMPVAKALHLDKHDSYIISYNGGKTIKVATEEIKVSKSVSKEDFDEIVDFCREKNFLVLTYQDGHIIHDGDHEYREIESQVTGLPMKRVEDIKKYINEDVPKVMGVDYVENITNARDALHGSFNSNIDVTTSKPFFLEFMAKDVSKGNAIKALCEKLDIPLEEVVCFGDSLNDQSMFEVVGYSVAMGNATEELKEVADRVTLDNDSNGIPVALKEIL
- the thrB gene encoding homoserine kinase; the protein is MNKYLHLKIPASTANLGVGFDSIGMAIDKYLNLYIHRIEGDEWEFDYLSPELNSLPNNKDNYIYQVAQQVAAKYNIALPALKIEMRSDIPLARGLGSSASALVGALYIANYFGNIQLSKYELLQLATEIEGHPDNVAPTIYGGLLAGYYNPETKETNVAHIEVPDVDIILTIPPYELKTEDSRNVLPDNFSHKKAIQNSAISNTMICALIQHNYELAGKMMGQDGFHEPFRQHLIPEFEQVKALANKYDAYATVISGAGPTILTFSRKEKSGELVRTLKHQITNCHSELATINQVGVVEQIVYPS
- the thrC gene encoding threonine synthase — protein: MKRWQGLVEEFKEYLPVNEDTPHLTLNEGHTPLIHCENLSAMLNIDLYVKFEGANPTGSFKDRGMVMAVTKAKEQCKKVVICASTGNTSASAAAYAARAGLKAIVVIPEGKIALGKLSQAVMYGAEIVSIEGNFDEALEIVKEIAANDDEIELVNSVNPYRIEGQKTGAFEIVEQLEQAPDVLAIPVGNAGNITAYWKGFKEYHEKKGSQLPQLFGFQAEGASPIVQNKVIKNPETIATAIRIGNPASWTKATKALEESNGLIDSVTDEEILEAYQLMTSKEGVFSEPASNASIAGLIKLHRAGKLPKDKKVVAILTGNGLKDPDTAISILDNPIQPLPNDKASIIDYIKGAL
- a CDS encoding homoserine dehydrogenase, whose amino-acid sequence is MKELNVALLGLGTVGSGVVKIIEENRQQIKDTLNKDIVIKHILVRNKSKKRPINISQYHLTEDVNEILNDDSIDIVIEVMGGIEPTVDWLRDSLKRGKHVITANKDLLAVHLKLLEDLAEKQGVALKFEASVAGGIPIVNAINNGLNANNISKFMGILNGTSNFILSKMTREQSTFEEALDEAKRLGYAEADPTDDVEGIDAARKVVITSYLSFNQVIKLSDVKVRGISNTTLSDINVADKLGYKIKLIGKGTYYNSKVYASVEPTLIHKSHQLAAVENEYNAIYVIGDNVGDTMFYGKGAGSLATGSAVVSDLLNVALFFESNLHTLPPHFELKTDETRELMNSDESVSIKEKLNYYVVIHSDISIERFEDELKAILPFHKSLQIEKRDETSYGIVIVGLDLSPEDELNKAGLNVEKIYPVEGV